A part of Saimiri boliviensis isolate mSaiBol1 chromosome 11, mSaiBol1.pri, whole genome shotgun sequence genomic DNA contains:
- the PARS2 gene encoding putative proline--tRNA ligase, mitochondrial isoform X1: MEGLLTRCRALPTLATCSHQLSGFVPRRFHHCVPGGGRRLLLSRVFQPQNLREDQVLSLEGRSGDLTCKSQRLMLQVGLIYPASPGCYHLLPYTVRAMEKLVRVIDQEMQAIGGQKVNMPSLSPAELWQATNRWDLMGKELLRLRDRHGKEYCLGPTHEEAITALIASQKKLSYKQLPFLLYQVTRKFRDEPRPRFGLLRCREFYMKDMYTFDSSPEAAQQTYSLVCDAYCSLFDRLGLRFVKVQADVGSIGGTMSHEFQLPMDIGEDRLAICPSCSFSANMETLDVSQVNCPACQGPLTKTKGIEVGHTFYLGTKYSSIFNAQFTNVYGKPSLAEMGCYGLGVTRILAAAIEVLSTEDCVRWPSLLAPYQACLIPPKKGSKEEVASELAGQLYDHITEAVPQLHGEVLLDDRTHLTIGNRLKDANKFGYPFVIITGKRALEDPAHFEVWCQNTGEVVFLTKDGVVDLLTQVQTI; this comes from the coding sequence ATGGAAGGGCTGCTGACAAGATGCAGAGCATTGCCCACCCTGGCCACCTGCAGCCACCAGCTCTCTGGGTTTGTTCCTCGTAGGTTTCACCACTGTGTCCCAGGAGGAGGGCGGCGCCTACTGCTGTCTCGTGTGTTCCAGCCACAGAACCTTCGGGAAGACCAGGTGCTCTCCCTGGAGGGCAGATCTGGGGACCTGACCTGTAAGAGCCAGCGGCTGATGCTGCAGGTGGGCCTCATCTACCCGGCAAGCCCCGGCTGTTACCACCTCCTGCCGTACACTGTTCGTGCCATGGAGAAGCTCGTGCGAGTGATCGACCAGGAGATGCAGGCCATCGGGGGCCAGAAAGTcaacatgcccagcctcagcCCGGCGGAGCTCTGGCAAGCCACTAACCGGTGGGACTTGATGGGCAAGGAGCTGCTGAGACTTAGAGACAGACATGGCAAGGAATACTGCTTAGGACCAACTCACGAGGAAGCCATTACAGCCTTAATTGCCTCCCAAAAGAAACTGTCCTACAAGCAGCTTCCCTTCCTGCTGTACCAAGTGACAAGGAAGTTTCGAGATGAGCCCAGGCCCCGCTTTGGTCTTCTCCGCTGCCGAGAGTTTTACATGAAGGATATGTACACCTTTGACTCCTCCCCAGAGGCTGCCCAGCAGACCTACAGCCTGGTGTGTGATGCCTATTGCAGCCTGTTCGACAGGTTAGGGCTGCGATTTGTCAAGGTCCAGGCTGATGTGGGCAGCATCGGGGGCACGATGTCTCATGAGTTTCAGCTCCCAATGGATATTGGAGAGGACCGGCTTGCCATCTGTCCCAGCTGCAGCTTCTCAGCCAACATGGAGACACTAGACGTGTCACAAGTGAACTGCCCTGCTTGCCAGGGCCCACTGACCAAAACCAAAGGCATTGAGGTGGGGCACACATTCTACCTGGGTACCAAGTACTCGTCCATTTTCAATGCCCAGTTTACCAATGTCTACGGCAAACCATCCCTGGCTGAAATGGGGTGCTATGGCTTGGGCGTGACTCGGATCTTGGCTGCTGCCATTGAAGTCCTCTCAACAGAAGACTGTGTCCGCTGGCCCAGCCTACTGGCCCCTTACCAAGCCTGCCTCATCCCCCCTAAGAAGGGCAGTAAGGAGGAGGTGGCCTCTGAGCTCGCAGGGCAGCTGTACGACCACATCACAGAGGCAGTGCCTCAGCTTCACGGGGAGGTGCTCCTGGATGACAGGACCCATCTGACCATCGGAAACAGACTGAAAGATGCCAATAAGTTTGGCTACCCCTTTGTGATCATCACTGGCAAGAGGGCCCTGGAGGACCCTGCACATTTTGAGGTTTGGTGTCAGAACACTGGTGAGGTGGTCTTCCTCACCAAAGATGGAGTTGTGGATTTACTGACCCAAGTGCAGACCATCTAA
- the PARS2 gene encoding putative proline--tRNA ligase, mitochondrial isoform X2, with translation MLQVGLIYPASPGCYHLLPYTVRAMEKLVRVIDQEMQAIGGQKVNMPSLSPAELWQATNRWDLMGKELLRLRDRHGKEYCLGPTHEEAITALIASQKKLSYKQLPFLLYQVTRKFRDEPRPRFGLLRCREFYMKDMYTFDSSPEAAQQTYSLVCDAYCSLFDRLGLRFVKVQADVGSIGGTMSHEFQLPMDIGEDRLAICPSCSFSANMETLDVSQVNCPACQGPLTKTKGIEVGHTFYLGTKYSSIFNAQFTNVYGKPSLAEMGCYGLGVTRILAAAIEVLSTEDCVRWPSLLAPYQACLIPPKKGSKEEVASELAGQLYDHITEAVPQLHGEVLLDDRTHLTIGNRLKDANKFGYPFVIITGKRALEDPAHFEVWCQNTGEVVFLTKDGVVDLLTQVQTI, from the coding sequence ATGCTGCAGGTGGGCCTCATCTACCCGGCAAGCCCCGGCTGTTACCACCTCCTGCCGTACACTGTTCGTGCCATGGAGAAGCTCGTGCGAGTGATCGACCAGGAGATGCAGGCCATCGGGGGCCAGAAAGTcaacatgcccagcctcagcCCGGCGGAGCTCTGGCAAGCCACTAACCGGTGGGACTTGATGGGCAAGGAGCTGCTGAGACTTAGAGACAGACATGGCAAGGAATACTGCTTAGGACCAACTCACGAGGAAGCCATTACAGCCTTAATTGCCTCCCAAAAGAAACTGTCCTACAAGCAGCTTCCCTTCCTGCTGTACCAAGTGACAAGGAAGTTTCGAGATGAGCCCAGGCCCCGCTTTGGTCTTCTCCGCTGCCGAGAGTTTTACATGAAGGATATGTACACCTTTGACTCCTCCCCAGAGGCTGCCCAGCAGACCTACAGCCTGGTGTGTGATGCCTATTGCAGCCTGTTCGACAGGTTAGGGCTGCGATTTGTCAAGGTCCAGGCTGATGTGGGCAGCATCGGGGGCACGATGTCTCATGAGTTTCAGCTCCCAATGGATATTGGAGAGGACCGGCTTGCCATCTGTCCCAGCTGCAGCTTCTCAGCCAACATGGAGACACTAGACGTGTCACAAGTGAACTGCCCTGCTTGCCAGGGCCCACTGACCAAAACCAAAGGCATTGAGGTGGGGCACACATTCTACCTGGGTACCAAGTACTCGTCCATTTTCAATGCCCAGTTTACCAATGTCTACGGCAAACCATCCCTGGCTGAAATGGGGTGCTATGGCTTGGGCGTGACTCGGATCTTGGCTGCTGCCATTGAAGTCCTCTCAACAGAAGACTGTGTCCGCTGGCCCAGCCTACTGGCCCCTTACCAAGCCTGCCTCATCCCCCCTAAGAAGGGCAGTAAGGAGGAGGTGGCCTCTGAGCTCGCAGGGCAGCTGTACGACCACATCACAGAGGCAGTGCCTCAGCTTCACGGGGAGGTGCTCCTGGATGACAGGACCCATCTGACCATCGGAAACAGACTGAAAGATGCCAATAAGTTTGGCTACCCCTTTGTGATCATCACTGGCAAGAGGGCCCTGGAGGACCCTGCACATTTTGAGGTTTGGTGTCAGAACACTGGTGAGGTGGTCTTCCTCACCAAAGATGGAGTTGTGGATTTACTGACCCAAGTGCAGACCATCTAA